One Ictalurus punctatus breed USDA103 chromosome 21, Coco_2.0, whole genome shotgun sequence genomic window carries:
- the LOC108254713 gene encoding transmembrane protein 43 isoform X1 yields the protein MSFSGEDVRDRHTRVHTRSSPGFLERLGETMVGMAVGVVLFFLSFYVLFTNEGRAIRTASSLDEGLAQVVTLHPDVYVDPQNNGRLVHLSASLRTAQPLYDPNYKVSVQAVKLKRNVEMYQWVESQESRDYQENGETKTETTYTYNTEWKSEIVNSRNFDKEIGHVNPSAMAVESVTVVAPDVWVGHFSLSRGLIDQINNFKTLSLSALYVADPFLTVYEDYFYHTANPRRPEVGDVRVSFSYAGLSAEGTFLGPAQKVSVVAMQNEDKLMPFKTKSKDTLEILYLEELTAEEVFAREHQYNMMMTWTLRAGGWLLMFIGINMTMRIFYTLVDWVPVLRELVSVGVTLFAMCVSCSLALLTISVGWLFYRPLVAALIAAVASLPVLVTYARKAEKKHQ from the exons TTTTCCGGTGAGGATGTTCGGGATCGGCACACTCGCGTTCACACTCGGAGCTCTCCGGGATTCCTGGAGCGTCTGGGAGAAACCATGGTGGGGATGGCGGTGGGCGTggtcctcttcttcctctccttctatGTGCTCTTCACTAATGAG GGCCGAGCGATCCGCACCGCATCCTCTCTGGATGAGGGACTCGCCCAGGTCGTGACCCTTCACCCAGACGTCTATGTCGACCCCCAGAACAACGGACGCCTGGTTCACCTCTCGGCGTCTCTGCGCACGGCTCAG cctctgTATGATCCGAACTACAAGGTCTCGGTTCAGGCGGTGAAGCTGAAGAGGAATGTGGAGATGTACCAGTGGGTGGAGTCTCAGGAGTCACG GGACTACCAAGAGAACGGAGAAACTAAAACAGAGACCACGTACACGTACA ACACAGAGTGGAAGTCGGAGATCGTCAACAGCAGGAATTTTGATAAGGAGATCGGTCATGTCAATCCCAG TGCAATGGCGGTGGAGAGCGTCACTGTCGTCGCACCTGACGTGTGGGTCggccatttttctctctctcgag GTTTGATTGATCAGATTAATAATTTCAAGACTCTGAGTCTGAGTGCACTTTATGTTGCTGATCCATTTCTCACCGTCTACGAAGATTATTTCTACCACACAGCCAACCCACGGAGAccagag gtgggagACGTCCGTGTGAGCTTCTCCTACGCCGGACTCAGTGCTGAAGGCACTTTCCTCGGACCAGCACAGAAA GTGAGCGTGGTGGCGATGCAGAATGAAGACAAACTGATGCCTTTTAAGACCAAATCAAAAGACACGCTGGAGATCCTTTACCTGGAGGAGCTCAcagcagag gaaGTCTTTGCTCGAGAACATCAGTACAACATGATGATGACGTGGACTCTGAGAGCAGGCGGTTGGCTCCTCATGTTCATCGGGATCAATATGACCATGCGCATCTTTTACACTcttg tggacTGGGTCCCTGTGCTGAGGGAGCTGGTGTCTGTGGGCGTGACGCTCTTCGCGATGTGCGTGTcctgctctctcgctctcctcacCATCTCTGTCGGCTGGCTGTTTTATCGCCCCCTGGTGGCTGCGCTGATCGCTGCAGTCGCCTCGCTGCCCGTCCTCGTCACGTACGCTCGCAAAGCCGAGAAAAAACACCAGTGA
- the LOC108254708 gene encoding olfactory receptor class A-like protein 1: protein MDLCITIKGVSFLLQTGLGILGNASVLMAYAHMAFVEPRLQPVDRILAHLAFSNLLLLLTRGVPQTMVIFGLHNLLNDPGCKVVIYAYRIHRALSVCLTSMLSVFQALTIMPSAGPYLTRLKSRLPQLVVPTFVGLWLLNMVVCTGAALFALAPRNGTVPAFTLNLGFCHVDFRDNLSYVVNGAALSTRDFTFVAIMLASSGYILVLLHKHSRQVRSIRRAQQGTSMELRAAKTVVMLVVLYTVFFGIDNVIWIYMLTVAQVPAVVADMRVFFSSCYATFSPFLMISTNKKIKERMMCAAGEQSAEHSIEKPSK from the coding sequence ATGGACCTTTGCATCACCATTAAAGGAGTTTCGTTCCTCCTGCAGACCGGGCTGGGAATTCTGGGTAACGCATCTGTGCTGATGGCGTACGCTCATATGGCTTTCGTAGAGCCTCGCCTGCAGCCCGTGGACAGAATCCTGGCTCACCTGGCCTTCAGCAACCTGCTGCTACTACTGACGCGTGGCGTGCCACAGACCATGGTCATCTTCGGCCTGCACAACCTGCTGAACGATCCGGGCTGCAAAGTGGTGATCTACGCCTACCGCATCCACCGCGccctctctgtctgcctcacCAGCATGCTGAGTGTCTTCCAAGCGCTGACCATCATGCCGTCAGCCGGACCGTACCTGACCAGACTGAAATCTCGTCTCCCGCAGCTGGTCGTGCCCACCTTCGTAGGGCTGTGGCTCCTCAACATGGTCGTCTGCACCGGCGCTGCGCTTTTCGCCTTGGCACCTCGGAACGGCACCGTGCCTGCCTTCACCCTTAACCTCGGCTTCTGCCACGTCGACTTCCGTGACAACTTGTCGTACGTGGTGAACGGCGCGGCACTCTCGACGCGAGACTTCACCTTCGTGGCCATCATGCTGGCGTCCAGCGGCTACATCCTCGTCTTGCTGCACAAACACAGCAGGCAGGTCAGGTCCATCCGACGCGCTCAGCAAGGAACCTCCATGGAGCTGCGGGCGGCTAAGACCGTCGTCATGCTGGTGGTGCTGTACACCGTATTCTTCGGCATCGACAACGTGATCTGGATCTACATGCTGACGGTGGCTCAGGTCCCGGCCGTTGTGGCGGACATGAGAGTGTTTTTCTCATCGTGCTATGCCACATTCAGTCCTTTCCTCATGATAAGCACCAATAAGAAGATAAAGGAGAGGATGATGTGTGCGGCTGGAGAACAGTCGGCCGAACACTCCATCGAGaaaccaagcaaataa
- the LOC108254713 gene encoding transmembrane protein 43 isoform X2, whose protein sequence is MSFSGEDVRDRHTRVHTRSSPGFLERLGETMVGMAVGVVLFFLSFYVLFTNEGRAIRTASSLDEGLAQVVTLHPDVYVDPQNNGRLVHLSASLRTAQPLYDPNYKVSVQAVKLKRNVEMYQWVESQESRDYQENGETKTETTYTYSLIDQINNFKTLSLSALYVADPFLTVYEDYFYHTANPRRPEVGDVRVSFSYAGLSAEGTFLGPAQKVSVVAMQNEDKLMPFKTKSKDTLEILYLEELTAEEVFAREHQYNMMMTWTLRAGGWLLMFIGINMTMRIFYTLVDWVPVLRELVSVGVTLFAMCVSCSLALLTISVGWLFYRPLVAALIAAVASLPVLVTYARKAEKKHQ, encoded by the exons TTTTCCGGTGAGGATGTTCGGGATCGGCACACTCGCGTTCACACTCGGAGCTCTCCGGGATTCCTGGAGCGTCTGGGAGAAACCATGGTGGGGATGGCGGTGGGCGTggtcctcttcttcctctccttctatGTGCTCTTCACTAATGAG GGCCGAGCGATCCGCACCGCATCCTCTCTGGATGAGGGACTCGCCCAGGTCGTGACCCTTCACCCAGACGTCTATGTCGACCCCCAGAACAACGGACGCCTGGTTCACCTCTCGGCGTCTCTGCGCACGGCTCAG cctctgTATGATCCGAACTACAAGGTCTCGGTTCAGGCGGTGAAGCTGAAGAGGAATGTGGAGATGTACCAGTGGGTGGAGTCTCAGGAGTCACG GGACTACCAAGAGAACGGAGAAACTAAAACAGAGACCACGTACACGTACA GTTTGATTGATCAGATTAATAATTTCAAGACTCTGAGTCTGAGTGCACTTTATGTTGCTGATCCATTTCTCACCGTCTACGAAGATTATTTCTACCACACAGCCAACCCACGGAGAccagag gtgggagACGTCCGTGTGAGCTTCTCCTACGCCGGACTCAGTGCTGAAGGCACTTTCCTCGGACCAGCACAGAAA GTGAGCGTGGTGGCGATGCAGAATGAAGACAAACTGATGCCTTTTAAGACCAAATCAAAAGACACGCTGGAGATCCTTTACCTGGAGGAGCTCAcagcagag gaaGTCTTTGCTCGAGAACATCAGTACAACATGATGATGACGTGGACTCTGAGAGCAGGCGGTTGGCTCCTCATGTTCATCGGGATCAATATGACCATGCGCATCTTTTACACTcttg tggacTGGGTCCCTGTGCTGAGGGAGCTGGTGTCTGTGGGCGTGACGCTCTTCGCGATGTGCGTGTcctgctctctcgctctcctcacCATCTCTGTCGGCTGGCTGTTTTATCGCCCCCTGGTGGCTGCGCTGATCGCTGCAGTCGCCTCGCTGCCCGTCCTCGTCACGTACGCTCGCAAAGCCGAGAAAAAACACCAGTGA
- the LOC108254710 gene encoding transforming protein RhoA yields MRSANRAGARGTDSCAVVLDALGGRDRKNSLAKHQTQEMAAIRKKLVIVGDGACGKTCLLIVFSKDQFPEVYVPTVFENYVADIEVDGKQVELALWDTAGQEDYDRLRPLSYPDTDVILMCFSIDSPDSLENIPEKWTPEVKHFCPNVPIILVGNKKDLRNDEHTRRELAKMKQEPVKAEEGRDMANRIYAFGYMECSAKTKDGVREVFEMATRAALQARKGKKGTKCLLL; encoded by the exons ATGCGCAGTGCTAATCGGGCAGGAGCTCGCGGTACTGACAGTTGCGCCGTTGTGCTTGACGCTTTGGGTGGGAGAGACCGGAAAAACTCGCTCGCTAAGCATCAAACACAag AAATGGCAGCGATCCGTAAGAAGCTGGTGATCGTGGGAGACGGTGCGTGCGGGAAGACGTGCCTCCTCATCGTCTTCAGTAAGGACCAGTTCCCCGAGGTGTATGTCCCCACCGTGTTCGAAAACTACGTGGCCGACATCGAGGTGGACGGAAAACAG gtGGAGCTGGCGCTGTGGGACACGGCAGGACAAGAAGATTACGATCGTCTCCGTCCTCTCTCCTACCCTGACACCGACGTCATCCTCATGTGTTTCTCCATCGACAGTCCTGACAGTCTCG AGAACATTCCGGAAAAATGGACTCCCGAGGTGAAACATTTCTGCCCCAACGTCCCCATCATCCTGGTGGGCAACAAGAAGGACTTGCGCAACGACGAACACACTCGCCGCGAGCTAGCCAAGATGAAGCAG gAGCCGGTGAAAGCAGAGGAGGGCCGTGACATGGCAAATCGGATCTACGCCTTCGGCTACATGGAGTGTTCGGCCAAGACGAAGGATGGTGTGCGGGAGGTGTTCGAGATGGCCACCAGGGCGGCCCTGCAGGCCAGGAAAGGCAAGAAGGGCACCAAATGCCTCCTACTGTAA